From Levilactobacillus zymae, a single genomic window includes:
- the glnA gene encoding type I glutamate--ammonia ligase, with translation MAKPAFTKDDIRQMAKDEDVKFLRLMFTDLFGTIKNVEVPISKLGKLLDNKLMFDGSSIDGFVRIEESDMYLYPDLSTWMIFPWSTERGKIARVICEVYTPDGQPFEGDPRNNLIRVLADMRKAGFTDFNIGPEPEFFLFKMDENGKPTTELNDKGSYFDMAPMDLGENCRREIVLTLEEMGFDVEAAHHEVAPGQHEIDFKYADALAAADNIQTFKLVVKTIARKYGLYATFMPKPLAGINGSGMHLNMSLFHDKGNAFYDEKGDMQLSEDAFHFLGGLLKHARSFTAICNPIVNSYKRLVPGYEAPVYVAWSGSNRSPLIRVPSSRGLSTRLELRSVDPAANPYLALAAVLEAGLDGLRNKLAPQEAVDRNIYRMDAEERQENHITNLPDTLHNALKDLAADDVMRNAMGHHLYQSFIEAKNLEYNSYRTQVSQWERDQYLELY, from the coding sequence ATGGCAAAACCGGCATTCACGAAAGATGATATTCGCCAGATGGCCAAGGACGAAGACGTGAAGTTTCTGCGGTTAATGTTTACGGATTTATTTGGCACGATTAAGAACGTGGAAGTACCCATCAGCAAATTAGGTAAATTATTAGACAACAAGTTGATGTTTGATGGGTCGTCAATCGATGGCTTCGTCCGCATTGAAGAAAGCGATATGTACCTGTATCCCGACCTGTCCACGTGGATGATCTTCCCTTGGAGTACGGAACGGGGCAAAATCGCACGGGTGATTTGTGAAGTTTACACGCCGGATGGCCAACCCTTTGAGGGTGATCCACGGAATAACCTGATTCGCGTTCTGGCGGATATGCGCAAGGCCGGCTTTACCGACTTCAACATCGGTCCCGAACCCGAATTCTTCCTGTTCAAGATGGACGAAAATGGGAAACCGACGACGGAATTAAACGATAAGGGTAGCTATTTCGACATGGCTCCGATGGACTTAGGGGAGAACTGCCGCCGCGAAATCGTTTTGACCCTGGAAGAAATGGGCTTTGACGTCGAAGCTGCGCACCACGAAGTCGCACCGGGCCAACACGAAATTGACTTTAAGTATGCCGATGCGTTAGCTGCCGCCGACAATATCCAAACCTTCAAGCTGGTGGTGAAGACCATCGCCCGTAAGTATGGGCTGTATGCGACCTTCATGCCGAAACCGTTGGCGGGCATCAACGGGTCCGGGATGCACCTGAACATGTCCTTATTCCATGATAAGGGGAACGCCTTCTACGATGAAAAGGGCGACATGCAGTTGTCTGAAGATGCTTTCCACTTCTTGGGTGGTTTGCTGAAGCACGCGCGGAGCTTTACGGCGATCTGCAACCCCATCGTCAACAGTTATAAGCGGCTGGTTCCCGGTTACGAAGCTCCCGTATACGTGGCTTGGTCCGGGTCTAACCGGTCACCTCTAATCCGGGTACCAAGCTCACGCGGCCTGTCCACACGGTTGGAATTACGGAGTGTTGATCCAGCGGCCAACCCTTACTTGGCCCTTGCGGCGGTACTCGAAGCCGGCTTGGACGGGTTACGTAATAAGTTAGCCCCACAAGAAGCCGTGGACCGGAACATTTACCGGATGGACGCCGAAGAACGGCAGGAAAATCACATCACCAACTTGCCGGATACCTTACACAACGCACTGAAGGACTTGGCAGCCGACGATGTGATGCGTAACGCCATGGGGCACCACCTCTATCAAAGCTTCATTGAAGCGAAGAACTTGGAATACAATTCTTACCGGACCCAGGTTTCCCAGTGGGAACGTGACCAGTACCTGGAACTGTACTAA
- a CDS encoding MerR family transcriptional regulator, producing the protein MKGKELRRSLAVLPIGTVMKLTNLTARQIRYYEAQGLVTPQRNDGNRRMYSLNDVDRLLEIKDYLDEGVNVAGIKAIYDQQAKAAAARKAAQERPLTDADVRRILQDEFIRQGGLGHSPNNLDPHRPL; encoded by the coding sequence TTGAAAGGAAAAGAACTCCGGCGGTCACTGGCTGTCCTGCCGATTGGTACCGTAATGAAGTTAACGAATCTTACGGCGCGGCAGATCCGCTACTACGAAGCGCAGGGGCTAGTGACCCCGCAACGTAACGATGGCAATCGGCGCATGTATTCGTTAAACGATGTTGACCGGTTGTTGGAAATTAAGGATTACCTCGATGAGGGGGTCAACGTGGCGGGCATCAAGGCCATTTATGACCAGCAGGCGAAAGCCGCTGCCGCGCGTAAAGCGGCACAGGAACGTCCCCTGACGGATGCGGATGTCCGGCGAATCCTGCAGGACGAGTTCATTCGCCAAGGGGGATTGGGGCATTCACCCAATAACCTAGATCCGCACCGACCCCTGTAA